Part of the Etheostoma cragini isolate CJK2018 chromosome 8, CSU_Ecrag_1.0, whole genome shotgun sequence genome, tacaaaaaatatatcctgtttttctgggatttgaggAGTTATTTTGTGCGTCGGTGGGAATCTGGTTCATGCATTCATGCGCGTCACTATTTAGATGACGAGGCATTTGGCTATTTtacccctcctgttgtcctcggggtcaaattgacccgtttacaaaagaACTATATATCAGAACTACCACCAAAGactgtggaaaaaagtgacaaatgatggaaaaagcttaaaaaacgcagaaaaaaaatcatccattctttttttttttttttaccctgaaaAAACTGACCAAACTAAATTGGTAGAATCACCAAAGGTGGCAAAAACGTGttaaaaagaagtgacaaaaaaattggttAAAGGAAACTACAAATGCTgaataaaagtgatgaaaaaaattaaaaaaaaactacaaaaatgttgagaaaagtgtggaaaaaaacagaaaaataccagaaaaacacaaagttggaGGTcgacggaaagacaacacaagggttaagaaggTTCCTGGTTTGGATCCAGGTCGTTCCGGGTCTTTCTgggtggagtttgtatgttctgcGTAGGTTTCCTCTTCTCACCATAAAGACATGAATGTCAGGTAGTCCAAGCAAACCAGGACTAGGCAAGAAAACAAGCAGGACCAGGACTAGGCAAGGAAACAAGCAAGACCAGGACTAGGCAAGGAAACAAGCAAGACCAGGACAAGGCAAGGAAACAAGCAAGACCAGGACTAGGCAAGGAAACAAGCAAGACCAGGACTAGGCAAGAAAACAAGCAAGACCAGGACAAGGCAAGGAAACAAGCAAGACCAGGACTAGGCAAGGAAACAAGCAAGACCAGGACTAGGCAAGGAAACAAGCAAGACCAGGACTAGGCAAGGAAACAAGCAAGACCAGGACTAGGCAAGGAAACAAGCAAGATCAGGAATAGGCACGAAAACCAAAACCACAGATTAGTCCACTAAGAACAGAGAATATTCGGTTAAACTCAGTggagatgttgtttttttgttgttctttgaAGTTTGCTGAAAATTatgtaatgttaaatgtaaaaatattgaatttcatgtatatttatgGACGTATATTATTGTCctcatgtctctgtgtctctttgtctctgtgtctgtgtctctatgtctctgtctcttcgtctctgtgtctcttcgtctctgtgtctctgtgtctctgNNNNNNNNNNNNNNNNNNNNNNNNNNNNNNNNNNNNNNNNNNNNNNNNNNNNNNNNNNNNNNNNNNNNNNNNNNNNNNNNNNNNNNNNNNNNNNNNNNNNtttgtgtgtgtgtgtgtgtgtgtgtgtttgtgtgtgtgtgtgtgtgtgtgtgtgcttagggggtgtaggtgtttgtgtgtgtgaattctTATGTTGTCTTTTAGTATTAGTATAATCAACTTTTATTGTTTAGGGCCAAATATTTTTGTATGATTAATAGCTTAATCgtgtttatgtacagtatgtgagtgtatatgagtgtgtgtgtatgtgtgtgtatatgagtgcgtgtgtgtgtgtatgtgcgtgtgtgtgtgtgtctctccattATATTCATCCATATTTGGGAAActctgatccacatttttcaccatttactGACACTTTAGAGACCAGTAAACTATTCCACAACGTTTAAATACtctttagttgcagccctcAACATCTTTGCACTAAACCCTCCACCCTAAAGTTATATTCCACATATCTGCGTATACGTGTATGTTATTGTCTCTTTTACATGTAACGTGTATTTCATAGTAACATGTGTGCAccacaataaatgtaaattaaagtttaaaggccaacaaatctttttttctggttcCGATTGTCATTCATTTAATGTGCAGTAAATTTAGTTTATTACACATATATAACTACAGATTAATACACACATGATCCATAAAAGATCTGATGGAGTGATGTAAAGAAAAGCTCAGAGGGGCTTAATCTGAGCACTCTCCACTGCATAATGCAATTAAAGTAGAAATGAACTAAAAtccagaaaagagaaaaaccaaaactaaaattaCACACAACATCGAATCAACAGGATCAACAGGAGAGGGGTTAGCGGGTCTCACCGGGGGCTTTCTCCATGAAGACCACGCGGGACTGGGTGGAGATGTTGGACCCGGTGATGAGCATCTCCGTCCCTCCGTCCACGGAGCAGCTGGCGGGGAGGACGCCCTCCACCTTGGGGAGCTCCTGGCCGCAGCGCTGGGCTGGGAACACAGTTCAGATCTCTTTAAAGGAAGAAACTGGAAGATATTCCActtttaacaagctggaatcagaagATTGTTCCgggggggggaaaaagaacacaagGGGGTTGACGCAAATTCCTAGTTAGACATGCGGGTTCTGGGTTCTGGGTTCTGGGTTCTGGGATGTGGGCCGCTCTGTAGTTTGGGGTGCAGCAAAATTAGTGCGTTATATCTACTTCTGGATTAGGAAGACGGAGCTGGGAATGATGTCACACCCGAGTCGACTGCGTTCCTTTcacttttataataatattatattatataatatactctgttgttattacacacacacacacacacacacaggcctgaaatacacacacatgctcagtacctatacacgcactaaatggagagatgtcgggggggtggggggctgtgcatggaaaggcgccccgagcagttgggggttaggtgccttgctcaagagcaccttggcagcccctctccagctaccagtcggCCACCATACATTtggaaccagcgaccctccggttggCAACCcgactccctacagactgagctactccccccccccccaatttcGCAATTTAGGGTAGTTAGCATAGTTCTAGCAAGGTTAGCCATTAGCCTCTTCCCAACCAAGTAGTTACAGGAAACGTTCACTTCTAAACAGCTCTCCTAACCACTCTCCTCAAAACCAGTTTTGGGATTTGAATTCACACCGGCCAGGTTGCCAACTgacgttagcatcaaacacaacaaaggctgtcaggtgaatggtgttttgagctaacgttagcaaccaatcaGCCACAGCTAGCTACAATGTTTGTGtgatgatttccatcttctgttgttctttgtaatgagaaaacgttattatttcatggatttcactaatttcagtgtgacagttgtgtcgtaaaccgtttaaatctgagcatgcgcgactcacatctgccCTCTCCTCACGCTGGGCGGTGGCGGTGACGATAACCGCAGCTTTCACTGCTGTTGATGCACGGAGCGGCCATGTCGGATTTTAAGCTCGGGGTACTGAGCTCAGAGAACTCAGAAATCTGAGTTCTGGGGCGCGTTTTTACGACTTTGACCTCGGAAAATCTGACTTCTGAGTACAAATGAAACTGTAATGCTGTGGATGGCGAGTTGAGTTTTTAAAgcccttccagatggttctctccACTACACTAAAGTTATTTGCATGTACTCTCTACGTCCCTGGGAGGATGTAGAGTCTCAAAACACAACTAGAGCAttcaaaagaagtaaaaaatatgcctttaaaagtacatttagagCAGATAAAAAAGCGTGTGATAACCGCGAGTGATCACGCATTTTTTCCTCTACTCATTTCTTCATTACTAGACTACAGCAGAACACAGAGGAAATACTGGGTCCGCTGTAAGAGAAGACATAACCTCACTGATTAGGATCTGTGTCAGTCTGCACACGCATGAAGCAACATCTCACAGTCACATCCCCCGAATATCCTCTGCTTCTGAAAATAAACTggtgttaaccctcatgttgtcttcatgttgtccccatgttgtcctcatgttgtccccatgttgtcctatatcaatgttcattttaattccccaaaataacatgattgatcccacccaacgctctttgccaagtacacatctctactttcattaattttggggcgtcttattcaattttatagcattgtaaaacaaatggaagtgttttttaaatagtattgagtaaaagttgacatattccagtctgggattatcatcaacatccattcctttaattttagtctcaataattcctaatttctgtttttctaactcaaacattaggtataatgtcctataaatgaggtttattgaccctAAAAACGTGgcaaaccttgaaaaaaaaatcaaaagcgttgaaaaaagggacaaaaatgtaagaaaaagttaaaaacaatgaaaatcctAAAAAAATGCGTtgatttgcttgtgttttgtctatctgtgtgttttattgagTTGCGTGTGTTTTGTTACGTTgcgtgtgttttgtctgtttctgtgtttttcctgaATGTGCTTTGTCCATTTGCGGGATGTGTTGTCTatctgcttgtgttttgtctatctGCGTGTGTTTTGTCTACTTgcgtgtgttttgtctgtttgtgtgtgttttgtctatctgtgttttgtcttcagtTGCAGGGCGTTTGTCCCTGGCAGCCCCCGTCCTGTTGTCTCTAGTTGTTGTCTATCTGTGTCTTGTTGAGTTGcgtgtgttttgtctgtctgtgtgttttgtctatctgtgttttgtcttcagtTGCAGTGCGTCTGTCCCCGGCAGACCCCGTCCTGTTGTCTCTAGTTGTTGTTAGGGACTCACAGCACTCCACAGGGCTGGAGGTGGTCTGCAGCCACAGCATCCGTCCGTCCGGCTGAGGGACGGCGACCCTGAACACAACTCGCACCCTCGTGTTCTTCCTCCCGATGTCCACCTCTCCCTTCTTCAGCTCGATGTCGGCGTTACGCAGCTTCAAGATGCCGGCACAGTCGATGCtggggaggaggaaaaaaaacccaaaatacaaacTGGTTCCAAaggaagacgaagaagaagaagaagaagaactggaGAAAGTCAGCAGTCTCAGTAGCTCTAAAACTAAAATTCACTGGCATTTTAAAGCAGGGCTCGACATTGGACGGTGgatccaaaatccaaaatggtGGATTTTTTTGTAGGTCAAGTGGAAGAGACATTTACTCGCCCCACTGGACAAAAAATACTCTTACATTCGAGCCCTCAACATCTTTGCACTAAACCACCCAGCCTAAAGGTATATTCCACATATTTGCTaatttgtactgtatttgttattGTGTATGTTATTGTCTCTTTTACatgtaatgtgtatttaataGTAACATGTGTTCAGCACAATAAATGCAAATTGAAATTTAAAGGCCaatgaatctttttttctggttcTGACGGTCATTCACTGTGCAGTAAATTTAGTTTATTGCACATATATAACTACTACTGGCATTTTAAAGCACGACTGGACGAGTTGAAactcaaactaaataaaatgccaCGTTACTTCACGTTATGTGCCATTCGTTACGTCTATTAAAACTTTCTattaacccgtttgtgccggCTGCTTCGCGCCGACACATTACATCTACTGCCGGTTCctgcgttgcgcaactctgaacctcaTCCAGGATCATACAGCACttcttcatcaccatcatcatcattatctgCTACATCCTtcctcccaaactcctcactatcttccacCTCAACGTCCCTGCCCTCGCTGTCTAACTCCTCCTCTGTCGGGGCCGTTTTCTCGCTCGTCCctcaaaaaattcataaacaaacgcacatgtgtgtctggttgattgacgtgattttcagcaaactacggtacattttggtggtcacgtggctttaaatagTCAACAAAACCCGCCTCCAAACCCGAACCAATGACAGTGCGTTCCCTGCTGCACGTGTCACGAAAATATCGACGAATACAAAAtgctgcgccacgcagcagccggcaggaggttcagtttcaattttatttatagtgtctaTTCATAACGAGAGTTATCctcgagaccctttacagatagaccaggtctagaccatactccagaatttacaaggacccaacaggtatagtagtttcctccagagcaagcaacagggctacagtggtgaggaaaaacttcctttaaggaagaaaccctgggacagacccagactcagactcagacccagacccagactcagactcagacccagacccaggcccaggcccaggcccagacccagacccagacccaggcccaggcccaggcccagacccaggctcttggtagtcAGAGTttcagagttgcgcaacgcagtaaccggcggtagatgtaatgtgttggcgcgaagcatccggcacaaatgGGTTAAAACGTCTCTCaaaatctttccaaaagtcaacgAGTACTCTTGTTAAATAATTGGGATTTCAAAATGTACCGAAAATAATCGCAAATATGATTTTTTCTGACATTATCTGACAGCCTAACGTCAGCATAACCCTGATTTAAATGCCCTGCAAAGAGCAGCTGATCCCGAGCCCAGGTGTGACGTTACCTGGCCGACATGTCGTTGCTTGGAAGCAGAGGGATCTCCAGGATCTTGGCGCCGTCCGCCATCTTCTCCTGGCAGCTGGTGGTGACCGTCTTCCCCGTCACCCGGTGGACCTGGTAGAAGGCGTGCGGCCGGAGGTAGCGGTCGTCTGCGGTGCCGATGAACAGCAGCAGGCTGAGCGGCTGCTCGCTGTATCCCAGCAACTGAAGACACAAAATGGAGTCATGTGATGAACAGCTGCTCTTCCTGCTGAATGCTAATTTTAAACAAGCTTAAAACCCTGGTCTTTACTAACGTCTACGACTgggtttggttgttgtttttgttctgggTTTTCCAtcagtctgtttgtctgtctctctgtgtgtctggctttttaattaaactctGGAGTGGTTTGTTTGTGCTGAGAAAGTGATCCGACTCTGcaagtctgagctaatgtctcctgtagtctggtagcttagcagtctgagctaatgtctcctgtagtctgGTAGCtaagcagtctgagctaatgtctcctgtagtctggtagcttagcagtctgagctaatgtctcctgtagtcaggtagctaagcagtctgagctaatgtctcctgtagtcaggtagcttagcagtctgagctaatgtctcctgtagtctggtagcttagcagtctgagctaatgtctcctgtagtctggtagcttagcagtctgagctaatgtctcctgtagtctgGTAGCTTAGcggtctgagctaatgtctcctgtagtctgGTAGCTTAGCGGTCTGAGCTACGGAGGATCCACTTAATGGTTTCTGTATAAATTCAACAAatgatattttttaactttgcagGGAGCTAGACTTGCTATTTCTCCTTATTTTCAGTCTTTCttgtaataaatataattatttctCCCCTACAATGACAGAGAAGTGAAGCTATTTGAGtcaaaaagatgagtttttaaagtaaagttgTGCAATTTAGTTTTAATAACTGTGTAAAATAAGTCCTGCTCTGGTGTCAGGTCTGATCTTTCAGAGTGAGATCTACTTGatattctgtttcctgtgtAAGCCTGtgagtgttattattattaatttatttatttttaacacatgTTGCAGCAAAGAAACTCGTTTGGCTTCGGCGGCGGCTGGAGAATGCAACACCCAGAATAGCAGCTGGTGTCCATTACATGACAACGAGGAAACGCTTGTTCCTTCCTCGGGAGGATTTTAGTCCAAACCACCATCTTTATCCCAAACCCCACCACCACGGCCCCTGCAGACCTGCAACTGGGCCCTTGTAGCTCAGTTGGAAGAGAAACTGTTCCACAGTGTGAAGGTTGGGAGTTCAAATCCCATCTATATTTAGGGGGTGGCAGAAGCTCAGTCtgcagggagttgggttgggagcCGGAGGGTTGCAGGTTCCAGTCCCAACACGGACCAAAATAGGGTGGTGGACTGGAAATGTAAAGGAAGGGACATGTAGAGGAGGGGACATGTAGAGGCAGGGACATGTAGAGGCAGGGACATGTAGAGGAGGGGACATGTAGAGGCGGGGACATGTAGAGGAGGGGACATGTAGAGGCAGGGACATGTAGAGGAGGGGACATGTAGAGGCAGGGACATGTAGAGGCAGGGACATGTAGAGGCGGGGACATGTAGAGGAGGGGACATGTAGAGGAAGGGACATGTAGAGGCAGGGACATGTAGAGGAAGGGACATGTAGAGGCAGGGACATGTAGAGGAGGGGACATGTAGAGGAAGGGACATGTAGAGGCGGGGACATGTATAGGAAGGGACATGTAGAGGCAGGGACATGGAGGGGATATGTAGAGGAGGGGACATGTAGAGGAAGGGACATGGAGGGGACATGTTGAGGAAGGGACATGTAGAGGAAGGGACATGGAGGGGGCATGTAGAGGAAGGGACATGGAGGGGACATGTAGAGGAAGGGACATGTAGAAGACAGGACATGTAGAGGAAGGGACatgtagaccagaaagggggaaatcccaCGCGACCCCCCTGGACCACTGGCACTCTGCTCACCTTGACGACAGGATGTCCCCCGTTTGGTGCCTTAATGGACCCGCGGCTGCCCTCCGTCTCATAGTGGGCCCTGTGGTAGGATCGGGGCTGGACCTCCACCTTCAACTCAAACTGGTCAAACTGGTTGGGCAGCGGCCAGTCTAGAGGGGGGGGGAACGAGCTCCTACAGGGCAGAGACATCGGACGCACAAAGACCAGATAAGAGACATCGGACGCACAAAGACCAGATAAGAGACATCGGACGCACAAAGACcagataagactctgagacaccaaaTACTGCACCACGAGCAAGCCGCAccattggtttatttacattttagcattaaAAAGGAGAACAAGGGTGCCCAGAAAAGTCTGTGGAAGAGCTGGAGGACAGAAATTCTGAAACTGGACATTATCTCAGTCAGAGGAGGGTTAAAGTtacacattttgggaaatttgctTTCACTTTATGACGTGGAGTTAGATTAGAAGATGGATATCactcagaatcagaaatacttcattgacattttgatttgaaattctgtgttacagttgcacgcATGTATAGAAATATAAATTAAGAAATTTAAGGAGTTTGGATATGTATGGTATTTAAATAGTTTAAGGAgtttttatgatacagtatttataataattaaggagttgtaatggtgaacagtaataatgacTAAATTgtagcagcagagtattgcaCGACTATTAAGCCGGTGTTATTGTAcaatacagataatattgtccagtttcaaacTCACTAAGTACGGCAAATATGAAGCTATTgcaagttagcttagcttagcataaagactgcaaACAGGGGGGGGCGGCTAGCTGGATTATCGTCGTGCCAACCTGAACAGAGGAGGATTCCCAGGTTTGGGTTCGCTCCAGCTGAAGTGGGACGGCACCTGGAAGAAGAGATCCGCCAGGCCGTCCTGTTCGCGCCCCTCCTCCCCAGGAGAATCCAGGAAGGGCTCCAGGCCCGGGTCTCCCTGCCCGGCGGAGAGGCCCCCCAGCTGGGCTCCCGACGTCCTCCTGGTCTTGGAGGGGACGTCCAGATCCTGGTAGCCGCACATCAGCAGGGACCCCAGGGCGCCGCCGGGGCTTCCCACCCAGGTGTCGTCCGTCACGCTGCCCCGGGGGGAGGCGCCCGGCGTGGTGCTGGGGGAGTGGTGGGGGGACGGCGTGCGGGCGTTGGACTCGGCGCCGGCGTGGCGTCTCTTCCCGCAGGGGGACGTGGGTCTGGATGACGGTCTGGGAGAGTACAGTTGGGATTAGTGGACGTTCACACCAAGAAAAACGTTTTGCTCTGTGCAGGGCATTTAAATCAGGGTTACGCTGACGTCGGGCTGCTCGATgatgtccaaaaaaaacaatatttgcgAATATTTTGGTAAAttttgaaatcacgattatttcaACAAGATTACTCGTTGATTTTTGGAGAGATTTTGATGGACGTTTTAACCCATTTGTGCCGGATTCTTCGCGCCGACACATTACATTTGCCACCACAGAGTGTGACGGCACATGTGTGACGTCCTGTTGTGtcctcaacccccccccccagggttGGAGTCCCCCCCGATACGCTATCATCACGATACGTCTGCCACAATgtgatattattgcgatttcaaacatattgcaatattccgcaatatattgcaatttatcactttttttccaacttcaaatttttcccaatttcaaatgacgtcccccaaaaggaaacttatcaacatctgtttcatctaaaaagaatcatttctctgtttgttcatcttcaatgttatcgctgcagaacgggacaaactgaccaacacatatataatatataatatataataaaagatctaTACTTAGaactgtgtatcaatacagtattaccactgaaaataatcgcgatactatgctgtactgattcccccccacccccctccccccaacaacacacatctaaacttaatatttcacatttactGTTTTCAGTCAGATCGTTAATagattttaacatttcacatttcacgggagagacagaaagagacgaGCGAAACACAGCGAgagctttgttgttgcaggaaacactcggctgtgttgttttttttaccctccaTTGGGTTTTTAACGTTGttgtggcagcaatagaggcagTGTACATAGGCAGACTGTATAGCTACATAGCTAGCCTGGACTTTACCCATTGTTACTTGTATGCACACTGACCCTTTGCACTGTTCATAGCTTCTTAGCTACTGGACTTGGTTGACCCTCGtgtgtcgtcctcgggtcaaatggacccgtttttggaagtgttttttacatcagaaatatggatttctttcaagcaaattgccccaaaaaataacatggatgatttcatacaacgttcttcaggtaaaatgaatgtttactttcattgaatatttggggtgttttatttaatctcaaggaattggaattatttttttttttttgatggttTCAAACCAGTTTCCGGACATAAcatcaacatcctctgatcttattCCTCTTATTAGTcttattcctaatttctgccttttttaactaaaaacctatgtataatttgacataaatgaggtttgttgaccatgaattccaagaataagtgtaaaacctgttattaaaccagctcagttttttttttttttttttttaaagcaccaaaagctggaaaaaatgacaaataaattagaaaCAGCGTCAAcaaaaaacatcggaaaagcaccaaaataaattctaattttgacctggaaagacaagttcatggttaacgggaagacagcACGAGGGTTATCTGTTATTTATGGGTTTTtccatttgttgtttgtatttatagttttccttttctgttgGGGAGGGCGGGATACGAGCATTACATTGCACATCTTGTCATTgtaatgacaaataaacacCTTGAATCTTGATGTTTCCTGTCACCTAGACTGGACTCTCAGACCGCCTCAAACCTGAACACAGCCTTAGCAGGATTTGGCCAGGTCTCGAATCAAGACTCACATTTAACCCCAAAAATATGAACCCTTAAACGAGCTTAAAATCCGGATCTTTACTGACAGGAGGGAACAATCGTTTTATGATGTTAATCTATGAAGCTCAACTGTTACAGTATCCTCACATCTGATAACAATTCAACTTAATGTACGCATGCATTACGGCAGAACTGGTTCCAGGTTGCAGTAGCCTCAAGCTACATTTGTTCATTGTTCGCTtgtatgttttggttttgtttgatGGTTGTTAGGTCATAACAAAATGACGCCTGTTTGTAGCCTGAGGAGAAAAaccacagagaaacaaaggTCAGAACGATCTTTAACATCAGATCTTGATCTCAGACTgcctgtttaaataaataaagttactaACTAGTAGGGGTGTCACGATTCAACTGGCATCTGATTTTAACATCATGATTTGATTGTGACAGCAATGCCACAATAAGAGCCACTAAATGGCGGGTGGGTACTTCACGAGAACTCATTCAGTGTCTCAATATACGAGGTGCAAGTGAAAGGTTAACGATGTGCACGTGAACGTACAATGGAGTCCCGTCTGAGCACATAAGCTTTAACTATGTAGTTTCAATAGCTCCCTCACAGGGaaggcaaaatgttgccacCCAGTGAGGGAAGGATGGATTTTTTGACTTCTGTTGTTTCTTCGTCATCTCCAACTCCGTCAGCGGCCATGTTGTCTGTAAAAGAGCAGCTGCAGCTACCGGTAAGATACCCTCGGTGTTGCATCCTAGCAGCCAGTGAGGTAACGTTACCCTGCATCTTTACCTGCAGGCTACCAGCCGCTAAACTacgctgtgtctgtgtgattgttcattttttctttggatGTGCACAAGTAGGCGGAATGGAGAGAGATAAACTTCTGAGGGAAATCGCTGATCCTGCTCTTAAATTCGCTTAAGCCGAAACCGTGACACCCCTAATATTGAGACATCTGTAAACCATGAAGACGAAGGTGTACCTTGAGGTGGGGCGGCGGCTCAGCCAGTTCTCCTCGGTGACGCTGGTCTGAGGGGAGTGGCAGGGCGACTGGCGGGGCGACTGATGGGGCGACAGCACCGGACTGAAGGCTAAAGGATGTTGGTATTTTTGTTGCCATAGCTCCACCCCGAACGCCCCACCTCCACAGCCCGGGGACCCCAGAGGCGACCCGACGGGGGACCCCAGGGCGAGGGGGGACCCCAGGTTGAGGGGAGACCCCAGGGCGAGGCGGGCGGCATCGCCCAGCTCCCCCTCCACGTCGTCATAGTTGTTGGAGAAGGACTCGCAGGAGGAAAGGTCGGATATCCAGCTCCTGGAGGACAGGCTGCTGCAGGGGCTCGGGCAGAGTATCGGGTCCCGGTAGCAGGGGTCCAGGGGCAGGTAGAGCTGGCTTCTGGACCAGGACACTTCGGGGTAACCCCCTTCTGCCCCGCCTACCGCCAAAGCTTCCTGGCTACTGCCCGGCTCCACATTATTGTTAGGAGCGATGGAGGTGATCTGGATACTGGGACAGTCAAAGGCTCTGGGGTTCCCCTGGGCTCCGTACTGGGGCCCCTGAGGCTGGTAGCCGCTGTGCAGGTAGGGGAAACATGGAGGGTGACCTTGCAGCTCCTGGCTGACGAGCTGCCCCGCCAGAGCCTGAGTGGAGGCGGGAGGCGTCCTCACATTGAGCTCTGGACCTGCGAGGTGTAAGAGAATCAACAACATGTAAATCACATTACAATTCGCATTGCAAACAaaagaatgttttgtttttattgcctcAGGTCAGCTGCACCGGACAGTTAAGCCTGCACACAGACTcataaaccaaaacaacagcATGACACGTTCCCCACAGTGGCTTGAAACACCTTCATCCTCTACTAACATCCTAAAACTTTTAGGAAATACAACATGAGgggaacatgaggacaacatggaggcaacatgaggacaacatgaggaccacataAGACAATCAGAGgggaacatgaagacaacatgaagataacatgaggacaacatgaagacaacaagagggaaacatgaagacaacatgaggacaacatgaagacaacatgagggcaacatgaggacaacatgaagacaacatgaggacaacatgaggag contains:
- the LOC117949714 gene encoding nuclear factor of activated T-cells, cytoplasmic 3-like is translated as MYVDRVVVGSQLLIEELVDVCLETEFCFQSDGSARDGSMSTGNYAEELDFRLVFEEDGRRTAGPELNVRTPPASTQALAGQLVSQELQGHPPCFPYLHSGYQPQGPQYGAQGNPRAFDCPSIQITSIAPNNNVEPGSSQEALAVGGAEGGYPEVSWSRSQLYLPLDPCYRDPILCPSPCSSLSSRSWISDLSSCESFSNNYDDVEGELGDAARLALGSPLNLGSPLALGSPVGSPLGSPGCGGGAFGVELWQQKYQHPLAFSPVLSPHQSPRQSPCHSPQTSVTEENWLSRRPTSRPSSRPTSPCGKRRHAGAESNARTPSPHHSPSTTPGASPRGSVTDDTWVGSPGGALGSLLMCGYQDLDVPSKTRRTSGAQLGGLSAGQGDPGLEPFLDSPGEEGREQDGLADLFFQVPSHFSWSEPKPGNPPLFRSSFPPPLDWPLPNQFDQFELKVEVQPRSYHRAHYETEGSRGSIKAPNGGHPVVKLLGYSEQPLSLLLFIGTADDRYLRPHAFYQVHRVTGKTVTTSCQEKMADGAKILEIPLLPSNDMSASIDCAGILKLRNADIELKKGEVDIGRKNTRVRVVFRVAVPQPDGRMLWLQTTSSPVECSQRCGQELPKVEGVLPASCSVDGGTEMLITGSNISTQSRVVFMEKAPGETR